The Arabidopsis thaliana chromosome 5, partial sequence genomic interval AAAGATGTGAAattggaaaaggaaaataagaggaagatgaagactATGAATCTGAAGTGGAATTAGCTAACTGTAGTTGTTAGAATAACTAGAATTTATAAAAGGGATCCCTTATTCCGCCTAGTGGAGAGAACAATGGAAGCTGAGAATTTGGTTATGGATATAAGATTTTGTGGGTTTCAAATTTGAGGTGAGAAAGATGATGTAAAGTTGTCTGAGTATCGTggataaataaagaagagaaatgagaagatgtaggttttttaatttgggatttagaaataaaagatccaaacttACATGGATTTAGATCTAAAGTGTGGTTGAGTTGTAAATATGTCAAATATCATcagatttttttgtcttttatcatttatctgaattaaaataaatagataaagacatttttcttatatcGGGGGCTAAGCAGAAAATGTTTCGAGCTTTGGGGGCCAAGTAGATTAAAATCCAAGAGACGGCGTGAAACCAGATAAGCGATCCCGGTGGTCTTACGGCGGAGGGATGACCGAACCGCTCGGGCCAACGGCTGAAATGCTCTAATCCCCGGAGTCTGCGCCACCGTATGTGTAGGTGAATCAAAGGAGAGACACCGTAGgttaaaatattctttttcatTGAAATCTTGAGGCACTTCATACTTGTCCACAACTTCTTGGGGAGTTAAAATATCATGTGACCAATTTGCATAAAGAGCCAAAATATTGCCTTTTGTCGCTTATATGTGCATCAATCCTTTCTCACATATTGTTCACAAGGCACTATGTGAGAATGAGTTGAGAGAATCATTGTTGCTATGTTTCCTAATTGAGAAGCATCCACTCGTCTTGTAATACCCTAAATCAATCCACTTCTTCATTGAACCCACATATCCATTTTTCTTGCCATTAAGCCAACAAATGCACATCTTGAACGGTTCTTGAGAGACAAACTTATGGACCAGTGCATACCACTGTGGCATTCCATAATCATCATAAGTAGCCCAAACTTGGTTTTCTCTCAACAAAGCTTGAGTCTGATCCTTGTCGAAGTCTTAGACATCTGGAAGACTCGAAACACTCATAACCACCacattttattcatcttttttgaTCAATGCAGGATGAATATCCAAATAGATGCAAAGATCAAATGGTTATGTTATGTGTGCTCATTATCGCAAGCCCTTTGGAGCAATTGAGTACTTGCTCCATGGATAATCCTTTTTAATCGATAGAATTATGCTAAGCAGCAACAAATCACGAGACTGAGTCAGTTTCCGAGCTATGATATAACTAAAGAGTTGTCACCAGAAGAGTCGTCGGTATGAATATAATCTACTCGGTAGTCACTAGAGGAGTCACTAATCAGGGCTAAATATGAATGTATCTCGAAGCAGGGCTATATGATTGGAATGAGAGTTTGATCATATGTTATATCATTTTGAAATTCTTATCATCATTTATGTCAAAGTTTTTATGTGATTTGCAATGAGAAGTGGAGCTTATAAGATATTGTTCCTCTATTTTGTTCTGAGAGATGTAAAGACTTATTAAATAGAGAGCAATCATGTCGTAACTCCAGTTTAAAACTGTTACATATCCTGCTAAGAAGACTCGACAGTTTCTTGCTCACCAGGAAATAGGGTTTCAGATAACGAAAACAAACCAAGTACaattcacaaaatttatttcttaatttttatttttattttgacttaCACTTTCATTTTAGTAGACTTTATCTTGTTTCCTAAGTCTCGTAGGTCTTTGCTTCCTTCTAGGTCTTGATAAAggattttcttccttttaggTTCTGTTGAAACCCtagaaccttttttttttcaaaaaggttTTAACACTAGAACCTTGTTTAcagctttcttctcttttattattcACCAGCTATTGATTTGATATAAACGAGgctaagaaagagaaaaaaagagagacaattAATGTTCAATGTATCGTTTacatgaaagaaagagaaatatagaaaCGCCTAGTTAAAATGAATCGGTTCTACAAActgatattttgttattattattattttcaaactGAGCTTTTGTATTTTGACTGAAGGAAAAACATAACTggcaaatataaaaattattcttCTGAGAAGAGAGCCTCGGAGGTGTTGTTTCCTTATTTCTTGGGTACtaattcatcatcattatcatcctCAGATGGTCGCAGCTTATGGTCATTATGCCGTTCTTGTAGCATAATGTATAAATAATAGATGCAAATTAAAGACCACATGATTATTTGTGTTCATTGTTGCAAGCCATTTGAAGCTTTTGAAGTGTGTCTAGCTCCATCGATGGCTCGTGTTACTCCTGTGAACAATGAATTAGCATGAAGTCCATGAAACAACACTAGTCATCAATGGAGCCGGATACTCAAAAGCTTGAAAACTTCCAACATGGAACACACATAACGCTGTGATCTTTGCATATATTGGATATTCACACTTCATGCTAAAGCGCGGAATAGTGCCCACATGCTGAGACGATCTGATGATcttaatgatgatgatgatgagaagttAGTACCCAAGTGATCATGAAACACCTCCGAGATTCTTCTCAAGCTTAGGGTCGTTTTCGATCGCTGTTAAAATAGTACACAATATCTTTTGGTCTCTTAGTTTTGatcctgcaaaagaaaaagattgataaTCAGAAAGTAGAAAGTGGGAAAACTTTTCATCAAACGCTTTAGTATGATTTAATTTCTTATGCCCGAGGCACAGGCtagagaccaaaaaaaagtactcTAAAATCTGATATATATCCCAACGAAATACAGAAAAGAAGCCtcctaaataataaaatcaaagtaaataaCACGAGCCATATATCAAAGGTGGTTTCTGTAAACCATACCTTTGCCTTGAGAGTGAAGAAGCAGTTTCAGACTTGTGGGTGATTAATATGAGAAAGaacaattttatctttttcttctttaacgTTAAAGTGAAAACTTCAAGAGATAAAATTTATAGGATGATAAGTACATGTGGTAGTGAGGATTAATAGAACATGCATAAAACTATTTATGGTAAATATTCCATTCCTTTGTATAttcacaaattttatattctctGTATTCCCTCAGTCAAAATATTCGTTTCTGATTTCATTTGATTTCCATATACAAAATCGCTGTTTGTAGAAATGAATCTTTTCTAAATGGcgttttcattaatttatttctttgtttcaagaaaaatatagtttgaacaaagactttttttcttcttaatctcTAAAAGGTAACCAAAGAATTTCTACTCTAAACGAACCCTACTGGATATTGAGAATCttgaaaacctttttttttttttttttttttttttgtaaatatgatattttaaattttgtcaaaaaaacaaaacaattattgtgctggattttttttttcttctcagttATTCTTAAATGTTCATTTCTGTCCGTGTATAGTTTGATGGCAAGTACGAGAAACTGTACAAATCAGCATCTGGAACAATCATAAACCACCACTTTAGGCACATCGTTAAACCTGGAATTCAGCTCAATATGTTTGTTTCAAAGGAAACGATAGGGACCTGCTTCTTGTACGTTTGGGAGTATTCAATAGAACTCTAAGAACAAGGAAAGAGATAAACTCTCTTttattaaaactcaaaaatgaATGACAAAGCAACAAAGCTAATGGaggaaaatccaaataaaaaatgcaaatgtaaaaacaaaaaaaatccaaatttaaaataaaaccaaaaccaattttaaattaaacacCAAACGGTCCAAAACCAGCAAGTAGCCGTTTGCTTTAAGCGCCTCTTTCTTGAAGATGTTGCTGTATCTATCACTCCTCCATGACCTTATTATCAGTTTCCTCAGCAGCACCAACATTATTGTGCggagaagaacaaacaaacGTTTCAAGACTCAGTTTGATCACACTCGTAGCCTTTCGAGCCAATGCACTTCGAAGCCTATTTGGAGAAATATCGTGTCTAATCTCTGCGTCTTCGCTCATTCTTGTTAACTTAGAAACATGAAGTAGATTTGTTGGTGGAGGTTCCTTTTGTTTGCTTCCTTCACAACTAATCCTGCTTAGTTGGTTTATTGGACCAGAAACTCTCCGTGAAGGTAAAAGTTCGCGTCTCTCGAGAAAATATTTCGAGGCATCAGTGAGTATCTTCAGTGCCTCTTTAACACCACTACCAACAGATTCGTCACGGTCAAGGGAAATGTCAATAGCTAATGTGCTATAACGATTAAAGA includes:
- a CDS encoding Molecular chaperone Hsp40/DnaJ family protein (Molecular chaperone Hsp40/DnaJ family protein; CONTAINS InterPro DOMAIN/s: Molecular chaperone, heat shock protein, Hsp40, DnaJ (InterPro:IPR015609); BEST Arabidopsis thaliana protein match is: Molecular chaperone Hsp40/DnaJ family protein (TAIR:AT5G50510.1); Has 30201 Blast hits to 17322 proteins in 780 species: Archae - 12; Bacteria - 1396; Metazoa - 17338; Fungi - 3422; Plants - 5037; Viruses - 0; Other Eukaryotes - 2996 (source: NCBI BLink).), whose protein sequence is MMHMDESRKEIIREEAKRAKAIAVEKYKAGDFAGAKEFALKAKQINPALGGLRRLNALLDVCMGFQKQVNGEVDWYDVLAVERTADFITIFNRYSTLAIDISLDRDESVGSGVKEALKILTDASKYFLERRELLPSRRVSGPINQLSRISCEGSKQKEPPPTNLLHVSKLTRMSEDAEIRHDISPNRLRSALARKATSVIKLSLETFVCSSPHNNVGAAEETDNKVMEE